The following DNA comes from Peribacillus sp. FSL E2-0218.
ATGCACGAGCGATTCCGACCCGCTGCTTCTGGCCGCCGCTAAGTTGGGCGGGATAAACATCCTTTTTGTCGCTGAGTCCTACGATATCCAACAGTTGTAAAACACGTAACGTAATGGCTCCCTTCGATTGATGCGCTGCCTTCAAGGCAAAAGCCACATTTTCAAAAACGGTTTTGGAACTGACCAGGGAAAAGTGCTGAAAGATCATTCCGATTTTTTGACGTTGCTTACGCAGCTCCTTGCTAGATAAAGAGGTTAAGTCAGTTCCGTCAATGATGATATTTCCTCCTGTCGGACGTTCAAGCAAATTCAAGCAGCGAAGTAATGAGCTTTTGCCTGCTCCGCTGTAGCCGACAATTCCATATACTTCCCCTTTTTGAATGGTTAAAGAAACGTTATCCACTCCGATAACTCGGTTTTTCTTCGATATGTATTCCTTCCTGACTGAACGGATTTCAATCATGAGCCAACCCCCTTAAGCATAAAAAAAACTGTCTCTATCATTCAGAAAGAGGCAGCGAAATTATATCTCGTCTTATCTTTCAGAATGCAATCATTCTGCAGGAAGTGGCACCGTTCCCGATTGGGGCGGTTGCCGGACATCACAGGGCCTGATCCCTCCGTCACTCTTGATAAGTAAATTATTATTTTGGAATATTTCAATTTTTTTAATATATTCTATAGTATTTGTTAATCACCTCATTGTCAATGAATTCTGTGATTTTAGAATAATTTTTTTTGCTTGTTCCATTAATTCCTTGTCAAATGGGGGGGATGGTAATACATTTATTGTAATAAATAGAAAAAACGTGGAGTGTAGCTATCTAATAAAATGAAGGGTGTGCAGGTTCATGATAGAGGTTAAGACGGTAAATGATGTGGTTTGTGTGCACGGAATTCCGGGGGGAGTCAGGTCGGGGATGAGCGTTTATGTGTTTCTAACGGACGGTCTTCTGATTGATACGGGCGCCCAGATTTTAATGGATGGACTCATTCCTTTCTTTGAGTCAGCCGACTTCGATTCGGTGGCCCTTACGCATTATCATGAAGACCATACGGGAGGAGCCGCCTGGATTCAGGAACATAAAAAGGTTCCGATATTCATTCATCCGGTGTCGGTTGAGGCTTGTGCGAAAGATGCTGAATATCCCGCTTATCGTAAAATGTTTTGGGGAAGGAGGGATGCTTTCAAAGCTGAGCCGCTTGGGGAGGCCGTTCATTCCCGAAGCCAAGCATGGGAGCCGATTTACACCCCCGGTCATGCGCATGACCATATGGTGTATTTGAATCGCAATACCGGCATGCTTTTTTCAGGCGATCTTTTCGTCACTCCAAAAACAAAACTTGTTCTGCGGGAAGAGTCCGTTCCGGTAATCATTCATTCCATAAAAAGATT
Coding sequences within:
- a CDS encoding MBL fold metallo-hydrolase encodes the protein MIEVKTVNDVVCVHGIPGGVRSGMSVYVFLTDGLLIDTGAQILMDGLIPFFESADFDSVALTHYHEDHTGGAAWIQEHKKVPIFIHPVSVEACAKDAEYPAYRKMFWGRRDAFKAEPLGEAVHSRSQAWEPIYTPGHAHDHMVYLNRNTGMLFSGDLFVTPKTKLVLREESVPVIIHSIKRLLHYDFGEMFCCHAGYVPNGKDMFRKKLDYLENLRGEILLLHEQGRTVREIQHLVLPHRYPLIEISEHEWDSEHIITSILNENVLDASEKTRK